A segment of the Siphonobacter curvatus genome:
ATGACGAAGTACTGATTCATTGAGACTAATCGGTTGTTAATAAATTCTTACGTACTAAATGACCAGCCATGCCTCTGGAACGTAAAACAGACTTGTTAAACTCATCTTCAATTCCTCACAACACCTAAAAACTACAGCTTTCAACCGATCCCTTTTACGTAAACTGCTTTATTATTTTTCCCTATTTACTATGAAAAAACACCTTTTACTGCTGGCCGCCCTGGCCGCGGGTGGCTGGGCTCAGGCCCAGGTAGGACGGGCTCCAGCGTACCCACTACTTACGCACGACCCGTATTTTAGTGTCTGGTCAACGACCGACGAACTGACGGCTTCACCCACGAAACACTGGACCGGTGCCGATCAACCCTTGTTGGGCGTTTTGACCGTAGATGGCGTCAATTATCGATTCCTGGGCCAAGAGGCGAAAGGCTACGAAACCATCCTGCCTACGGCGGATGAAATGGCGTACTCTGTTCAGTACACCGAAAAAGAACCCAAAAGCGGCTGGAATACGCTGAACTTTTCAGATAGCGACTGGAAGACGGGCAAAGCCCCCTTCAGCGATGACAAGAATCAGGCCGCTACGCTCTGGAAAAGCGAAGACCTCTGGACCCGCCGGAGCTTCACGCTCAAGCAGGCCCCTACGAGTCAGGTATACCTGAAAATTCAGCACGACGACAACATCGAAGTCTATCTGAACGGAGAAAAAGTATACACGCACAAGGGCTGGATTACCAAGGTCAACTACATTCCCATTCAGTCAAAACTGAAAGCGGGAAAGAACGTACTGGCCATTCACGTGGCTAACACGGCGGGTGGTGCCTGGCTGGACGCGGGCTTGTCGAGTGAAATGCGTTCGAATGAAAAAACGACGATGCAGGCGGCTACGCAGAAGAGCATGGATTTTACCGCTACGCAAACTAAGTATTCGTTTACGTGTGGTAAAGTAGATCTGGACGTATCCTTTGCTTCGCCGCTGTTAATGAACGACTTAACGCTGTACGCTCGTCCGGTTTCTTACGTGACGTACCGTGTAAAAGCCAACGATGGAGCCGCTCACCAGGTAAACTTCTACTTTGGCGTATCAAGCAGTCTGGCGACCAACGTACCCACGCAGCCCGTAACGGCGACAACGGCCTCAACCAACGATTACGTGGCCTTGAAAACCGGAACGAAAGAGCAGGCCATCCTGAAAAAGAGTGGCGATGACCTCCGCATTGACTGGGGCTATCTCTACGTGGCAGCTCCCAAGCAGAACCAGGCCGTTCAGACCGTAAGTACGCTGCCCGCCCTGAAAGCCCAGCGTTCGATGATCACGGAAGGTAAATCCCTATTTCTGAATACGATCGTCAATCTGGGATCGGTGAATGCTACACCTAAAGAGCAGTTTTTGACGGTGGCTTACGACGACATTGAGTCGATTCAATACTTCGGTACGAATCTGAAGCCCTGGTGGAAAGAAAACGGATCGACCATTGAGCGGGAAATTACTACGGCTATCAAGGATTATAAATCGGTGATGGAAAAGTGTAATGACTTCGATCGCCAGGTCTATGCCGATGCCAAAAAGGCGGGTGGAGAAGAATATGCCAAGCTGTGTGTACTGGGCTATCGTCAGGCGGCGGCGGCTCATAAGCTGGTGAAGAGTCCGCAGGGTGACATTCTGTATCTGTCGAAGGAAAACTTCAGTAATGGCTGTATCAATACCGTAGATGTTACGTATCCTTCGGCCCCGCTGTACCTGTTGTACAACCCCGACCTGATGAAAGGCATGCTCAATGGTATTTTCTATTACAGTGAAAGTGGTAAATGGACGAAGCCCTTTGCGGCCCACGATCTGGGTACGTACCCGCTGGCGAATGCACAGGTGTACGGCGAAGACATGCCCGTGGAAGAATCCGGCAACATGATCATTCTGGCGGCGGCGATTGTGAAAGCTGAAGGCAAACCCGATTACGCCCGCAAGCACTGGAAAACGCTGACGACCTGGGCTGATTACCTGCTGAAAGATGGCTTCGATCCAGCCAATCAACTCTGTACGGACGACTTCGCTGGTCACCTGGCCCGCAATGCCAACCTTTCGGTAAAGGCGATTGTCGGCTTAGGTTGCTACGCGATGATGGCCGAGCAACTGGGCGAAAAGGCCACCGCTGAAAAGTACCGCAAGAGTACCGAAGAGATGGTACAGAAGTGGATGCAGATTGCCGACGACGGCGATCACTACGCACTGACCTTCGATAAGAAAGGAACCTGGAGCCAGAAGTACAACCTGGTATGGGATAAGGTTCTGGGACTGAAACTGTTCCCGCAGTCGGTGTACGAAAAGGAAATCAAGTATTACCTGACGAAGCAGAATAGCTATGGCTTACCCCTCGACAGTCGCAAGACGTATACGAAATCCGACTGGATTGTATGGACGGCAACGCTAACGGACAATCAGGCTGATTTTGACGCTCTCGTCAAACCTCTTTTAAAGTACGCTCATGAAACCTCGTCTCGCGTACCCATCAGCGACTGGCACGAAACTACCGATGGTAAAAAGGTTGGTTTCCAGGCCCGGAGCGTAGTAGGGGGGTATTTTATGAAATTACTCAATGACAAAATGAAGTAATTGTAGCGGAACTCGTTTAGTAGTCGATGCCAGCTAGCTAGCTGGCATCGACTATTTGTAACCAGTTGTCGGTTGCTAGTATCTTTCAGGAAGAACGATACGTACTATTGGTAGCCAGTAACTGGATACCTTAATTTTCTAGTCAATACAATACCATCCATCAAGCCAGCTAAACCTTATGAAAAAACTACTCTTCTTTTGTTTGATCTCCCTGTACACCCAGGCTCAAACTTTCACAAATCCGTTACTGCCCTCGGGAGCCGATCCCTGGGCCTTGTACCATAAAGGGTATTACTACTACATGCACACCACCGGGCGGTCGCTCAAGCTCTGGAAAACCAAGACCTTGCCCGAACTGAAAACAGCGGAAGGAAAAGTCATCTGGACTCCGCCCGCGACAGGTCCGTACTCGAAAGACATTTGGGCTCCCGAAATCCATTTTCTGGACGGAAAATGGTACGTCTATTTCACGGCGAATGATGGCAATAGCGGCGATAACCGACGCCTGTACGTACTCGAAAACAGTGCCTCCGATCCGCTGGAAGGCGAGTGGGTGATGAAAGGGAAACTCAGCGATGCGAGCGATCAATGGGCCATCGACGGATCGGTTTTTGAGCACAAAGGCAAGCGTTACCTGATCTGGTCGGGTTGGGATCACGTCAGTAAAACCGACGAAGTACAAAATATTTACATGGCCGCTCTTGAAAATCCCTGGACCGTATCCAGCGAACGGGTACTGATTTCAACGCCGACATTCGACTGGGAACGCTACTGGGACAATACGACGGCGGGGAAGCCCAGCCGGCCCGTATATGTTAATGAAGGACCGCAATTTCTCCGGCACGGCTCGAAGATTTTCATTGTGTACTCGGCCAGCGGTTGCTGGACGAACACCTACGCCCTGGGCTTATTAACGGCACCTAGCGAGGCGGATCTGCTGGATCCTAAAAGCTGGAAAAAGAGCGAAAAACCCGTCTTTCAACAATCGCTGGAAAAGCACGTGTACGGAACCGGTCATAACTCATTCTTTAAATCGCCCAACGGCAAAGAAGACTGGCTGTTGTACCACGCCAACTCCGGCTCGGATCAGGGTTGCGGAGGCAAGCGATCGCCGCGGGCTCAGAAAATTACCTGGAATCGGGCGGGAATGCCCGTCTTTGGTGAACCCGTTGCCGAAGGAGTACCGCTCCCGTATCCCGCTGGTAAATAGACTAGTATATCTAAAAAAGCGACGCTCCTGTTCAACGGGAGCGTCGCTTTTTTGTAGGGTGTCCCCAATATTAGGGATTGATAAACAGACCACGGATCAGGCATTTTTACATCGTATTTCGACCCTAAACGAAATACAGGGATACCGGCCCTGCTACCGGAAACGATCAACCTTCAACTTTTTTCACTATGTCAGATTATCAAAAAAACGCAAAGCCGGACCAAGAGTTTACGGGTCGGTATCTGGTTATGTTTCCCGAAGGAACTGATACGCAGGCGGCCCTAGCGAGTTTAACCGAAACGATGGGACTGAAAGTAGCCCATTCAGCGGATTTTCCGGATGAACTTGTGCAGGACTCCGATTTTGAGAAAAACGAAGCGATTTACCTGGATCAGATTGGTGTAGCTGTGGTCAATGCCGTGCCCGATCAGTTGAATCGCCTGTCGCTAGCGGTTGCCGATGCCAGTCAGGCGGTACTGATTGAACCCGAGCGGGTCGTGTACGCCATCAACGAGTTGACCGGCGAATACCTCAAGGGATTCCGCGATGCCGTTGATACCTTACTGGAGCGTACCCAGCAAACGGAAAAATCCAACGGGGAAGCCTTTACGGCCGAACAGGAAGTACAGGCCACAGGAGTGACCTGGGGTTTGCAGGCCGTACGGGGCGTGCCGTCACTATTGTACCGTAGTTACAATGGGAGCGGAATCAAGGTAGCCGTACTTGATACGGGCATGGACTTGCAGCACCCCGATTTTGTGGGACGCAACATCGTGACGGCTTCGTTTATTAACGGACAAACCGTTCAGGATGGCCACGGCCACGGTACCCACTGCATTGGTACCGCCTGCGGACCACTCAACCCCTCAGACCCGAATATGCCCCGGTATGGTCTGGCGTACAAGGCCACCATTTACGCCGGAAAAGTGCTCAGCAATGAAGGGTACGGTGGCGATGCGGGTATTCTGGCGGGGATCAACTGGGCTTTGGCCAACAAATGCGAAGTCGTCAGTATGTCGCTGGGAGCAGGGACGCAGACGCAAGGGTACTCGCAGATCTTTGAAAACGTAGCGGCTAACGTACTCGCCAAAGGCACCTTGATTGTAGCGGCGGCGGGTAACGACAGCAACCGGAGCAATGGCGTGTACAATGCGGTGAGCCACCCGGCGAATTGTCCTTCAATTCTAGCGGTAGGAGCCGTGGATAAAACCATGAAAATTGCCAATTTCTCGAACCGGGGCAAGTACGCTCCGTACGGAAACGTGGATATCGTAGCTCCGGGCGTGGAGGTTTTCTCGTCTACCAAGATGCCGACGAAATACGCTACTTGGCAGGGTACGAGCATGGCAACACCCCACGTGGCGGGTATTGCGGCTTTCTATGCCCAGCAGAGCAAAGCGAATCGGGGCTATGCCTTGTGGAAGAAGCTGGTGAGTACGGCGAAACCACTATCCATTCCAACGACCGATGCCGGAGCTGGACTGGTACAGGGTCCGCTATCCCGCCTGATTCTGAAACCCTGGCCGCTGACGCTCAACGAAGAAGCATTGACCGACTAGCAATGGTGTGTTTTTTGTCTGTGTATAACCGCTCGGATGGGCGGTTATACCTTTTTTAGGTTTAAGGTTTGAAAGTTTTAGGTTTGAGAATGAGGCTTTAGATTTTAGTGTTGAGCGTAAGAAGTTTAGGTTTGAACGTGAGATAGGTTATGGACTATTAGGTTGCTTATGTCTTTTCAGGTTTGAATAAGAGTGACTACGAGGCGATGGGGTGGGTGTAGATTTAGGGACGGAAGAATAACGAGAGAGAAACCCTTTAAACGATTACTACGTCAATGAAAGAATACATTCTGTCCATCCAGCCCGGTCAGACCCAGGTACTGGAAGACGCCATTCAAAAGCTGAATGGTACTGTTACTCAAAAACTCAGTGAAATTAACGTGTGGGTGGTAAGCCTCGATCCCCGTAACGCCGACGCCGTACGGCAGTTGGCGGGGGTAGCGGGTCTGGAGGAAAGTCGTAAGATTGATCTGGCTTAGAAAGCCTCGCCCGTCATGATGTAAAAGCCGGGCCCTTCGTTGGTCAGACCCATGTCCATTCGCAGGAAAATATCCTTTTTCGGGAAAAGTAAGTACCGCAGTCCTACGCCACCCGTATAGCGGACGAGTTTGAAGTTGAGTTCGCCCAGCCGAGGGGCTACCATGCCCGCTGATGCAAAAACGGTTCCGCCAATACGTCGGCTAAAGCTAAAAGGCAACCAGCGATGTTCTACCTGAGTGGCCAGGAGCTGGTCGTCGCGGTAGCGGCCCTGGTAATAGCCCCGCATGATCATATCCCCACCCAGCAGTGACTTTAAGTTGAATGGCACGTTCCCCGACATGAAGCTTCCGTATACCTGCCAGGCAAATACGTTTCGTTGATTAAGGGGTCGATACAGTCGGTTATCGAAAGTAATGCCAAAAAAGTTCTCGCTACTGCCCCAGGTTTTTCGGTAGGAAAGAAAACCCAGTTCCGTAAACAATCCCTTCCGTACGTTCAGTACATTATGCCGGTTATCGTAAACAACCCCCAGGCCCAAACCTACATTGGTTGACCCTTCCGCACCAAGCGGCAAGGGGTACGCCTGTCCTTCACGGGGTTGCTGGAAATCAGCATTGTAGAGATGTTGAACATCTACCTGCGGTCCAACAAAAAAATTGGGTACCACTTTTCGCAGTAATCGTTGCCTCGCAATCAGATACATGGCGTCCACAATGGCCGGATGATCACCGGGTGTATCCGGACCGTTGCCATAGTAGAGAAGCGGAAACCGCTGAAATCGCACGCGTCCCAGCAGAAACCATTTATCCTTGTCCCCGTAAATCGCGTTATCGAGCCAGATGCCATACTGAGCCTGTAGAGTCACGAAGGTAAAGGCCGTAATCTCACTCAGCCGATTCAGCGTATCGCCTTTGGCCTGATACAGATACATGGACGAAAACCCAATCTCTACGCTGGTTTCCGGAGCATACGCCAGCGTTGGATATAGCCGAAAGCTAGGTTTCCCCGGAGCCGTACTATCCGCAATGAGTTTGTTAAAGATCCGCCGGACCATCGAAGGGCGTTTCTCTTCCTGGGCCAGGGCTGGGCCTACTACCAGCAATCCGGCCAAAACCAGTACTTGCCTATGGAACGACTGCCAATAGTTTAAAAAGCGAATCGGAGAGTTACACGAACGAAACATATACGAATAGAACAGGGTATGGGCTAAAATGTTCTGGGGGAGAGGCTGCTTGAAGCCCCAGAATTCTTACGGGATTGTACGCTCAACCATTGGCTTCCTAGCTAAATTGGTTGTTAATTTGTAGGATTAAATAAAAACGAATTGACGGCAATACTTCTCACTTAATCATTCTGCGTAGCCCGAGCCACTGGCTCGCTCATACCCGGTCTTTGTACGTTGACAGGCCTGCTTCATCAGCCAACGCTTTTATTCTACACCCTAATGCATCATCCGTCTATTTCCATTATTCTTTTAAATTATAATACCAGTCAGCTTACCCTCCATTGCGTTGAATCGATTCGAAACCATACCCAGTGGCCGAACTACGAAATTGTGGTGGTTGATAATAACTCACGGTATGAAGATTACTTGAAGCTGGAACCGCTGCGGGATATTCCGAATCTGACCCTGGTACGTAGCCGGATCAATCTGGGTTTTTCGGGGGGAAATATGATGGGTGTACAGTACGCGGATCCTGAAACCGACTATTACTATTTTTTAAATAATGATTGTCTGCTGCTGAATGATGTATGCACGATTCTGGCAACCTTCATGGAGCAACATCCCAACGCCGGTATCGTGGGAGCCCAGATGTTTAAGCCCAATCGGGAGCTGCGGTATTCCTTTGGGTATTTTCCTTCGTTGGGACTGAAATACCTCGGTCACGGCTTCATGAAATGGTATCGTCCCGAGCAGCACCCGGCCCTTAAAGCCTATCAGGAGCCGCTGGAAGTACCCTTCATTATGGGCAGTACGCTATTCATCCGAGCAACGGATTTTCGGGAAGTTAGTGGGTTTGACATTACTCATTTTCTCTACGTAGAAGAGGAGGATCTGGCCCGCAAAATGCACGCGATTGGCAAAGTGCTGTATCTGGTACCCGAGGCGGAGTACATTCACCTGGAAGGGCAGAGCACGGCTCCCTGCTACGAGATTATTCGGGAGTATCACATTTCACTGTTTCATTATTTCCGTAAGCACCATTCGTACCCGGCTGTCGTACTTTTTCAGTTGTTTTACGCCTTCAAAAACGGCAAGAAGTTTTATAAACACCGGAATTTTAGCCGACTGGCTTTGTTTATACTCAAAGGCTGCCCCATGGGGGAGAGCCTGCGGTACCGACAGAAGATCAGCATTCAATAAAAAGAGGTACGGCCCCAAAGCCGTACCTCTTTTTATTGAATGACCTATTTTATAACGCGTGAGCCGAAACGAAGCTCTTCTTTAACTCTTAACCCTGCGTTTTAGCCGGACCTGTTTTCTTTTTCTTGTTGAAGAAACGTTTGGGCTTTTCGGCGGAAGAAGACGTTTGCGGAGCGGTCGTTTTCTTCTTATTACCACGATCTTTTTTAGGATCCCAGAGCGGTGCAGGACCAAGACCTAGCCCTTCGGTGATCGATCGTTTTTCGAGTTCTTTTTCCAGTAAGCGTTCAATGCGAACGACGCGATGCTGATCCTGATCGTTGATGAACGTGATGGCCGTACCTTTAGCTGCGGCCCGAGCCGTACGTCCGATGCGGTGTACGTAATCTTCGGGATCGCGGGGAACGTCAAAATTTACTACGTGGCTCAGGTTATCAATGTCGATCCCCCGCGAAAGCACATCCGTAGCCACCAGAATTGGGAAGGCCCGATTCTTGAAATCCCGTAAAATGGTTTCGCGTTCGCCCTGCTCTGAATCGGAAGAAATGCCGCGGGCATCCCACTTCATTTTCTTCAAAGCCCGTACAATGACGTTCACTTCCGACTTGCGAGACGTGAAAAGCACCATACTCGGGTTCTCGACCGACTGCATCAGATGAATCAGCAAGGGCACTTTTTGAGCATCCCCGGCTAGATAAAACTGCTGATCAATCCCTTCAGCGGGCTTGGATACAGCCAGATTAATTTCTTCGGGCTGATGCATAATCCGGCGGGCCAGATCGCGAATTTTGGGTGGCATGGTAGCCGAGAACAGCAACGTTTGCCGTTGGGCGGGCAGGTGCTTGAGAATATTCATAATATCCCCGATAAAGCCCATATCCAGCATGCGGTCCGCTTCGTCCAGAATCAGCGTTTTGAGCTGATCGAACTTCACGTATCCCAGTTGCAGGTGAGCAATCAGACGTCCGGGCGTAGCAATAATAACGTCGGCTCCCTGCGTCAGGGCTTTTTTCTGTTGCTCCCATTCGGGCCCTTTGTTACCTCCGTAAATAGCAATACTCGTCGCATCTACGTAATAGCCGAGGCCCTGCACTTGCTCATCTATTTGCTGGGCCAGTTCCCGCGTGGGAACCAGAATCAGCGTGCTGATTTGACCTTTGGGATAGTCCGGTACACGGTCAAGAATCGGAATCAGGTAAGCTCCGGTTTTACCTGTACCTGTTTGGGCACAAGCCAGTAGATCACTACCTTTCAATATTTTGGGAATGGCCATTTCCTGGATCGGAGTAGCCTGGTGAAAATTCATGGAATCCACGGCATCGAGCGTGTCGTCGTGGAGATTAAATTCGTAGAAATGCAAAGTTCAGAAAGTTATGGGTTATTCCAGAATCCAGCAGATGTAAATCTATAAATAGGCGTTATTACCGATCAACACCGTAAACTAAAAAATATATACCCGATTTAGTATCGTTAAAGAAGCCGTTTTAACTAGAGGCCTTCGCTTGATTTGTACAAAGAAAGCAGAAACCCCGACGTTTGCAAACAATCCAAGGTGTGCTTGCTGGTTCTATTTGAAAATAACAAAAAAATCCCTGAGAAGAGTTCAGGGATTTTTTGTCAATTTTTGCAGGCTTTAGACCTCCAATGTTCCATCTACGTTTTCAAAGGCAATGGAGCCATCATCGGCTAGATTCATCAGGATGACGGAATCTTTTCCAACCGTG
Coding sequences within it:
- a CDS encoding glutaminase family protein; this translates as MKKHLLLLAALAAGGWAQAQVGRAPAYPLLTHDPYFSVWSTTDELTASPTKHWTGADQPLLGVLTVDGVNYRFLGQEAKGYETILPTADEMAYSVQYTEKEPKSGWNTLNFSDSDWKTGKAPFSDDKNQAATLWKSEDLWTRRSFTLKQAPTSQVYLKIQHDDNIEVYLNGEKVYTHKGWITKVNYIPIQSKLKAGKNVLAIHVANTAGGAWLDAGLSSEMRSNEKTTMQAATQKSMDFTATQTKYSFTCGKVDLDVSFASPLLMNDLTLYARPVSYVTYRVKANDGAAHQVNFYFGVSSSLATNVPTQPVTATTASTNDYVALKTGTKEQAILKKSGDDLRIDWGYLYVAAPKQNQAVQTVSTLPALKAQRSMITEGKSLFLNTIVNLGSVNATPKEQFLTVAYDDIESIQYFGTNLKPWWKENGSTIEREITTAIKDYKSVMEKCNDFDRQVYADAKKAGGEEYAKLCVLGYRQAAAAHKLVKSPQGDILYLSKENFSNGCINTVDVTYPSAPLYLLYNPDLMKGMLNGIFYYSESGKWTKPFAAHDLGTYPLANAQVYGEDMPVEESGNMIILAAAIVKAEGKPDYARKHWKTLTTWADYLLKDGFDPANQLCTDDFAGHLARNANLSVKAIVGLGCYAMMAEQLGEKATAEKYRKSTEEMVQKWMQIADDGDHYALTFDKKGTWSQKYNLVWDKVLGLKLFPQSVYEKEIKYYLTKQNSYGLPLDSRKTYTKSDWIVWTATLTDNQADFDALVKPLLKYAHETSSRVPISDWHETTDGKKVGFQARSVVGGYFMKLLNDKMK
- a CDS encoding glycosyltransferase, encoding MHHPSISIILLNYNTSQLTLHCVESIRNHTQWPNYEIVVVDNNSRYEDYLKLEPLRDIPNLTLVRSRINLGFSGGNMMGVQYADPETDYYYFLNNDCLLLNDVCTILATFMEQHPNAGIVGAQMFKPNRELRYSFGYFPSLGLKYLGHGFMKWYRPEQHPALKAYQEPLEVPFIMGSTLFIRATDFREVSGFDITHFLYVEEEDLARKMHAIGKVLYLVPEAEYIHLEGQSTAPCYEIIREYHISLFHYFRKHHSYPAVVLFQLFYAFKNGKKFYKHRNFSRLALFILKGCPMGESLRYRQKISIQ
- a CDS encoding BamA/TamA family outer membrane protein, with the protein product MFRSCNSPIRFLNYWQSFHRQVLVLAGLLVVGPALAQEEKRPSMVRRIFNKLIADSTAPGKPSFRLYPTLAYAPETSVEIGFSSMYLYQAKGDTLNRLSEITAFTFVTLQAQYGIWLDNAIYGDKDKWFLLGRVRFQRFPLLYYGNGPDTPGDHPAIVDAMYLIARQRLLRKVVPNFFVGPQVDVQHLYNADFQQPREGQAYPLPLGAEGSTNVGLGLGVVYDNRHNVLNVRKGLFTELGFLSYRKTWGSSENFFGITFDNRLYRPLNQRNVFAWQVYGSFMSGNVPFNLKSLLGGDMIMRGYYQGRYRDDQLLATQVEHRWLPFSFSRRIGGTVFASAGMVAPRLGELNFKLVRYTGGVGLRYLLFPKKDIFLRMDMGLTNEGPGFYIMTGEAF
- a CDS encoding DEAD/DEAH box helicase, which gives rise to MHFYEFNLHDDTLDAVDSMNFHQATPIQEMAIPKILKGSDLLACAQTGTGKTGAYLIPILDRVPDYPKGQISTLILVPTRELAQQIDEQVQGLGYYVDATSIAIYGGNKGPEWEQQKKALTQGADVIIATPGRLIAHLQLGYVKFDQLKTLILDEADRMLDMGFIGDIMNILKHLPAQRQTLLFSATMPPKIRDLARRIMHQPEEINLAVSKPAEGIDQQFYLAGDAQKVPLLIHLMQSVENPSMVLFTSRKSEVNVIVRALKKMKWDARGISSDSEQGERETILRDFKNRAFPILVATDVLSRGIDIDNLSHVVNFDVPRDPEDYVHRIGRTARAAAKGTAITFINDQDQHRVVRIERLLEKELEKRSITEGLGLGPAPLWDPKKDRGNKKKTTAPQTSSSAEKPKRFFNKKKKTGPAKTQG
- a CDS encoding glycoside hydrolase family 43 protein, which gives rise to MKKLLFFCLISLYTQAQTFTNPLLPSGADPWALYHKGYYYYMHTTGRSLKLWKTKTLPELKTAEGKVIWTPPATGPYSKDIWAPEIHFLDGKWYVYFTANDGNSGDNRRLYVLENSASDPLEGEWVMKGKLSDASDQWAIDGSVFEHKGKRYLIWSGWDHVSKTDEVQNIYMAALENPWTVSSERVLISTPTFDWERYWDNTTAGKPSRPVYVNEGPQFLRHGSKIFIVYSASGCWTNTYALGLLTAPSEADLLDPKSWKKSEKPVFQQSLEKHVYGTGHNSFFKSPNGKEDWLLYHANSGSDQGCGGKRSPRAQKITWNRAGMPVFGEPVAEGVPLPYPAGK
- a CDS encoding S8 family peptidase; translated protein: MSDYQKNAKPDQEFTGRYLVMFPEGTDTQAALASLTETMGLKVAHSADFPDELVQDSDFEKNEAIYLDQIGVAVVNAVPDQLNRLSLAVADASQAVLIEPERVVYAINELTGEYLKGFRDAVDTLLERTQQTEKSNGEAFTAEQEVQATGVTWGLQAVRGVPSLLYRSYNGSGIKVAVLDTGMDLQHPDFVGRNIVTASFINGQTVQDGHGHGTHCIGTACGPLNPSDPNMPRYGLAYKATIYAGKVLSNEGYGGDAGILAGINWALANKCEVVSMSLGAGTQTQGYSQIFENVAANVLAKGTLIVAAAGNDSNRSNGVYNAVSHPANCPSILAVGAVDKTMKIANFSNRGKYAPYGNVDIVAPGVEVFSSTKMPTKYATWQGTSMATPHVAGIAAFYAQQSKANRGYALWKKLVSTAKPLSIPTTDAGAGLVQGPLSRLILKPWPLTLNEEALTD